A window from Moritella yayanosii encodes these proteins:
- a CDS encoding DUF692 domain-containing protein gives MSIITKPSPIGVGIQYNPEILDWFPFESLKVDLLEILLDNIMAPMDGPQIIKPGITELISKLGERFTLLGHSNYGCDFGFSPLHTTAAVKRHVPLAKMINSPWVANHCFYGDESWLDIWSSPIQFSHDEVVRCADRAAQLQDIYGMPLAHENAAYYLPCPGAEMKEAEFLARMVDRSGTFLHLDLHNIYTNSVNLPNYDLQDYLDTIPLDKVIAVHLAGGSWAEGIYHDWHDSQVPEPVWDLYEELLQRATPAAIILEYQGQAHHKLTRVMGEQDENMITADVKRAQAIWDRAMASKKGG, from the coding sequence ATGTCCATAATCACAAAACCATCGCCTATTGGCGTTGGTATTCAATATAACCCTGAAATTCTTGACTGGTTCCCGTTTGAATCTCTGAAAGTCGATTTACTAGAAATTTTACTCGACAATATCATGGCTCCGATGGATGGTCCTCAGATCATCAAACCAGGTATTACTGAACTGATCAGCAAACTGGGTGAAAGGTTCACTTTGTTAGGGCATTCAAACTATGGATGTGACTTTGGTTTCAGTCCATTACATACCACCGCTGCTGTGAAAAGACACGTGCCTCTGGCCAAAATGATCAACAGTCCATGGGTCGCAAATCATTGTTTTTATGGCGATGAATCGTGGTTGGATATTTGGAGTAGTCCAATCCAATTTTCTCATGATGAAGTTGTTCGCTGTGCTGATCGTGCAGCGCAATTACAAGACATTTACGGTATGCCTTTAGCTCATGAAAATGCGGCTTATTATTTACCTTGTCCAGGCGCTGAAATGAAAGAGGCTGAATTTTTGGCACGTATGGTCGACCGTTCAGGAACGTTTTTACATTTAGATTTACATAACATTTATACTAATTCTGTTAATTTACCCAACTATGATTTGCAAGATTACCTTGACACAATCCCTCTAGATAAGGTTATTGCAGTGCATTTGGCTGGGGGAAGTTGGGCGGAGGGTATCTATCATGACTGGCATGATTCTCAAGTGCCCGAACCTGTATGGGACTTGTACGAAGAGTTATTGCAAAGAGCTACACCCGCCGCGATTATTTTAGAATATCAGGGACAAGCACATCACAAATTAACTCGGGTGATGGGTGAGCAGGATGAAAATATGATTACAGCTGATGTTAAGCGTGCGCAAGCGATATGGGATCGCGCAATGGCGTCAAAAAAAGGGGGCTGA
- a CDS encoding lantibiotic dehydratase, translated as MKCSDYFWLRSTGFEIEELISLTDLPNLPHFNDYYMLVGQAQTIKANLKTQLIEFGEQSSRNFLRKLNDGEQLSIRVLPVELRGKLGDATEQLNQLQTTLAKMKIDLDSDFSKYTEQTRQRLIDFLDQPEISEALFISNPEACKRIKSLVEGRAGFNDSRKKQKIRLGWSYAQRFCTKNDTCSFFGPITWGQFLADQDALVEVNHAEGNWLRSRKTFFESWVIQRIIGQLNEQCPDANKVPLMLNTGCVLVDDVLFYPLEKSRQLSGDMLNIVRLLQHHAHVYNCDSLLAKLMIDNDVALKRLIDAGIIKIGFVLSPRVENPLKALADKLVDAKLPTDFTQQWLNTFTELESQREAYASGSLEQRQIALVNLNNLLSAANVSLSRSSGEMYVGRYPVYEDCSRDTQVSFNQTIKKHIEEDFTPLILLYQWLTRVTAYELHQHWLGVWSQCCSEYDTDELNILTFLNALKPLQDDIGQQVQTRITTVLQQSWGEILTTVDAKNENAVDSAEIQLTSDDFTVLMSYLNESCPDAQHFEVFGDAFHSPDFMLSASSQEALNAGDYHLIIGEVHPAVHTLSQPVAAHFSPFNQQINAEVKSLFSSPRLILADTPTSYQRSHIDWPIINNYQQLILPTGGGCVALANQFSAGRAQIVLVDGRLRVTDRLGYFNEDLLCVHNTQLHQLLFDLAGDIIPRHECRRILFNRSIYKRRTWSFESSDWPVSSKDELGLFVQWRLWKDKYQMPRWIFVKCDSEPKPFFVDFDNPLSLDALVSALKKAKVIRVSEMLPDPNALWFADKRGKFCAEIRTSMIISDNNKPVSSEQYE; from the coding sequence ATGAAATGTTCTGATTATTTTTGGTTACGCTCAACAGGTTTTGAAATTGAAGAACTGATCAGTTTGACTGATTTGCCCAATTTACCACATTTCAATGATTATTATATGCTTGTCGGACAAGCTCAAACCATTAAAGCTAATTTAAAGACTCAGCTAATTGAATTTGGGGAGCAAAGCAGCCGTAATTTTTTGCGTAAATTAAACGATGGGGAACAGCTTAGTATCCGTGTGTTACCCGTCGAGCTTCGGGGAAAGTTAGGCGATGCAACAGAGCAACTGAATCAATTGCAAACCACATTAGCAAAAATGAAAATCGATCTAGATAGCGATTTTTCTAAATATACTGAACAAACTCGGCAGCGATTGATTGATTTTCTTGACCAGCCAGAGATTAGCGAAGCTTTGTTTATTTCTAATCCTGAAGCCTGTAAACGAATTAAGTCTCTGGTTGAAGGACGAGCAGGATTTAACGATAGCCGTAAAAAACAAAAAATCCGTTTAGGCTGGAGTTATGCCCAACGATTTTGCACCAAAAATGATACTTGTAGCTTTTTCGGCCCAATTACTTGGGGTCAATTTTTAGCCGATCAAGATGCATTAGTTGAGGTGAACCATGCTGAGGGAAATTGGCTCAGATCAAGAAAAACATTTTTTGAAAGCTGGGTGATTCAGCGCATTATCGGACAATTAAATGAACAATGCCCTGATGCCAATAAAGTGCCATTGATGCTTAATACCGGGTGTGTGCTGGTCGATGACGTGTTGTTTTATCCGCTAGAAAAATCACGCCAACTCAGCGGTGATATGCTTAATATCGTACGGTTGTTACAGCACCATGCGCATGTTTACAATTGTGATTCCTTGTTAGCAAAGCTAATGATTGACAATGATGTAGCGCTTAAAAGGTTGATTGATGCCGGCATTATTAAAATTGGATTTGTCTTGTCACCGAGAGTCGAAAATCCGCTTAAAGCATTGGCGGATAAACTTGTTGACGCGAAATTACCGACTGACTTTACTCAACAATGGCTTAATACCTTTACTGAACTTGAATCACAGCGTGAAGCTTACGCATCGGGTTCATTAGAACAACGTCAAATTGCGCTGGTTAATTTGAATAACCTGCTTAGCGCGGCAAATGTTTCATTAAGCCGTTCAAGTGGTGAAATGTATGTTGGCCGATATCCGGTTTATGAAGATTGTTCACGTGATACACAGGTGTCGTTTAATCAAACGATAAAAAAACATATCGAGGAAGATTTTACGCCGTTAATATTACTTTATCAATGGTTAACTAGGGTGACTGCTTATGAATTGCATCAGCATTGGTTAGGTGTATGGTCACAGTGTTGCAGCGAATATGACACTGATGAACTCAATATTTTGACCTTTCTTAATGCACTTAAACCGTTGCAGGATGACATTGGGCAACAAGTTCAGACTCGTATTACCACGGTATTACAGCAAAGTTGGGGGGAAATTCTGACTACTGTTGACGCTAAAAATGAAAACGCAGTTGACAGTGCCGAAATACAACTCACGAGTGATGATTTTACTGTATTAATGAGTTATTTAAATGAATCTTGCCCAGATGCCCAGCACTTTGAGGTGTTTGGTGATGCCTTTCACTCACCTGATTTTATGTTATCAGCTAGCAGTCAAGAGGCATTAAATGCAGGCGATTATCATTTAATCATCGGAGAGGTTCACCCGGCGGTTCATACCTTAAGCCAGCCAGTCGCGGCACATTTTAGCCCATTTAACCAGCAGATTAATGCTGAGGTTAAGTCATTATTCAGCTCACCACGATTGATACTTGCAGATACGCCAACCAGTTATCAGCGTTCTCACATTGATTGGCCGATTATTAACAATTATCAACAATTGATTTTGCCTACTGGCGGTGGTTGCGTGGCACTTGCTAACCAATTTTCTGCCGGGCGAGCTCAGATAGTACTGGTTGATGGCAGGTTACGAGTGACTGACCGATTAGGCTATTTTAACGAAGATTTGCTTTGTGTTCACAATACACAGTTGCATCAATTATTATTTGACTTGGCTGGTGATATTATCCCGCGTCATGAGTGTCGTCGGATCTTATTTAATCGCTCGATATACAAGCGCCGCACTTGGTCTTTTGAGTCAAGTGACTGGCCGGTGTCGAGTAAGGATGAGCTGGGGTTATTTGTCCAGTGGCGCTTGTGGAAAGATAAATACCAAATGCCGCGCTGGATATTTGTCAAATGTGACAGTGAACCGAAACCGTTTTTTGTTGATTTTGATAATCCGTTATCATTGGATGCTTTGGTCAGTGCACTAAAAAAAGCCAAGGTTATTCGCGTTTCTGAGATGTTGCCAGATCCAAATGCTTTGTGGTTTGCTGATAAGCGCGGTAAATTTTGCGCAGAGATAAGAACTTCGATGATCATCAGCGATAATAACAAGCCGGTAAGTAGTGAACAATATGAGTAA
- a CDS encoding MFS transporter: protein MSNSENLTCDGSKARKKNFTMLFLTILVPFGLGHFISYLFRTINTVIYGDLSHDLSLPASSLGLMTSIYFLTFAAAQLPLGVLLDRYGPRAVQSPMLFIAAIGSLVFATAQSELGLLVGRGLIGLGVAGSLMSAIKACSIWLPLERLPLSTACLLAVGGLGAMASTTPLHQLVSIFDWREAFFMLAGLTAAASIIIYFSVTGHYPKKKTRLVDMSREVARLYGSWSFWRLVVYSVFAHATYMAILSLWMGPWLRDMGGLDVASMADVLMYGTVAMVAGSLSFGSLADFLRRYGVQPLMICGCGITMFVAIQILMISGLDISPYLLVAGFAFFGTSTTMNYAIVAQSVSPDLAGRVSSSFNLVVFVLAFVVQWVVGIVIGQWQSVDGHYPIVAYQWSMGCLIVLQVPGLLLWLTFKPWRIKGK from the coding sequence ATGAGTAACAGTGAAAATTTAACCTGTGATGGCAGTAAAGCAAGGAAAAAAAACTTTACGATGCTCTTTTTAACGATTTTAGTGCCTTTTGGATTGGGGCACTTTATTTCATATTTATTTAGAACCATTAATACAGTGATATATGGTGATTTATCGCACGATTTATCTTTGCCTGCGAGCAGTTTAGGTTTAATGACCAGCATTTATTTTCTCACTTTTGCCGCTGCGCAGTTACCGCTAGGGGTTTTGCTTGACCGCTACGGCCCAAGGGCGGTGCAAAGTCCGATGTTATTTATTGCCGCCATTGGGTCACTTGTTTTTGCCACGGCGCAATCTGAATTAGGTTTGTTGGTTGGCCGAGGCTTAATTGGTTTGGGTGTGGCAGGTTCATTAATGAGTGCGATTAAGGCTTGTTCTATTTGGTTGCCACTCGAACGTTTACCTTTAAGTACCGCATGCTTATTGGCGGTTGGTGGACTTGGGGCGATGGCTTCAACCACACCATTACATCAGTTGGTGAGTATTTTTGACTGGCGCGAAGCATTTTTTATGCTCGCTGGTTTAACGGCTGCTGCCAGTATCATTATTTACTTTAGTGTGACGGGCCACTATCCCAAGAAAAAAACACGTTTAGTGGATATGAGTAGAGAAGTAGCGAGACTTTATGGTTCGTGGTCATTTTGGCGTTTAGTGGTGTATTCGGTGTTTGCTCATGCTACGTATATGGCAATATTATCACTGTGGATGGGCCCATGGTTACGAGATATGGGAGGCTTAGATGTGGCTTCAATGGCAGATGTGTTGATGTATGGCACCGTTGCTATGGTGGCAGGTTCATTGAGCTTTGGCTCGCTAGCCGATTTCCTACGTAGGTATGGTGTTCAGCCGTTAATGATCTGTGGTTGTGGTATCACTATGTTTGTTGCTATTCAAATATTGATGATCAGTGGTTTGGACATATCACCTTATTTACTGGTTGCTGGTTTTGCGTTTTTTGGCACATCAACAACCATGAATTATGCGATTGTGGCACAATCGGTATCACCTGATCTTGCAGGTCGGGTTAGTTCTTCATTCAATTTGGTGGTATTTGTACTAGCTTTTGTGGTGCAGTGGGTAGTGGGTATTGTGATTGGTCAGTGGCAAAGCGTTGATGGTCACTATCCCATTGTGGCCTATCAATGGTCAATGGGTTGTTTGATTGTATTGCAGGTCCCCGGTTTGCTGCTGTGGTTGACGTTTAAACCTTGGCGTATCAAGGGAAAATAA
- the tglA gene encoding 3-thiaglutamate biosynthesis pearlin carrier peptide TglA — protein sequence MKNEEQVNNTSSTEAAVETTPAVDAFEEFELDDIEVIESKVFA from the coding sequence ATGAAAAACGAAGAACAAGTAAACAATACATCATCCACTGAAGCAGCAGTTGAAACTACACCTGCGGTTGATGCTTTTGAAGAGTTCGAATTAGACGATATTGAAGTGATTGAAAGTAAAGTTTTTGCTTAA
- a CDS encoding M50 family metallopeptidase: MNIEIELNLNKAEFDQPFATYRTDLSCGPTDDSPHSKISIHDPNNDISFELGRIEFTLAQLFNGQRSFTDISQCAKEQLRINVSEAKLKAFQHKLVHLGILVIEGQQSGLTRDPATGITYGPLKRYFLINLIQMNPEPILNSIYNRASWLCSKSFFVVVMVCICWAFVELFSQWGHFTRDVENIYSDSLSWLIWHYPVILTSIAFHELGHALSCRHYKVKVNDFGIGVYLLLATGWVRPVQKNWSKLTDGQRAITILMGPIASLLYAAVGILIWRLSEPNTAINSMAVVMVVASSLSLIPTLLPIFNGDTYLALTEYFEQPRLRQRSVKYCRDKLRGRAPEVIENEALLYWSVCVATFIGWILAWWGVALMVKRVIG, from the coding sequence ATGAATATTGAAATTGAGCTGAATTTAAATAAGGCTGAATTTGATCAGCCATTTGCCACTTATCGGACTGATTTAAGCTGTGGGCCTACAGATGATAGCCCTCACAGTAAAATCAGTATCCACGATCCGAATAATGACATTAGTTTTGAACTTGGCCGTATCGAATTTACTTTAGCCCAATTATTTAATGGCCAACGATCGTTTACTGACATTAGCCAATGTGCCAAAGAGCAACTAAGAATCAACGTTAGTGAAGCTAAGCTTAAGGCCTTTCAACATAAATTAGTCCATTTGGGCATATTGGTTATTGAAGGACAGCAATCAGGATTAACTCGTGATCCTGCAACAGGCATTACTTATGGTCCACTTAAACGTTATTTTTTGATTAACCTGATTCAGATGAACCCAGAACCCATACTGAACAGTATTTATAACCGCGCCTCTTGGTTGTGCAGTAAAAGTTTTTTTGTAGTGGTTATGGTGTGCATATGCTGGGCATTTGTTGAATTGTTTTCCCAGTGGGGTCACTTCACCCGAGATGTGGAAAACATATACTCCGACAGTTTGTCATGGTTAATTTGGCATTATCCGGTCATTTTAACGTCAATAGCCTTTCACGAACTTGGACATGCATTAAGTTGCCGTCACTACAAAGTTAAAGTCAATGATTTTGGTATTGGCGTTTACTTATTACTCGCTACTGGCTGGGTAAGACCAGTGCAAAAAAATTGGTCCAAACTGACCGACGGACAACGGGCAATAACAATATTAATGGGACCGATTGCCAGTTTACTGTACGCGGCAGTGGGTATTTTAATTTGGCGTTTGTCAGAACCTAATACGGCCATAAACTCAATGGCGGTGGTGATGGTTGTGGCTTCGAGTTTGTCACTTATCCCAACACTATTACCTATTTTTAATGGCGATACTTATTTAGCACTAACCGAATACTTTGAGCAACCCAGATTACGTCAGCGTTCGGTAAAATATTGTCGCGATAAATTACGCGGTAGAGCCCCTGAAGTGATTGAAAATGAAGCTCTACTGTATTGGTCGGTCTGTGTTGCAACGTTTATCGGGTGGATATTGGCCTGGTGGGGTGTTGCGTTAATGGTTAAAAGAGTTATCGGTTGA
- a CDS encoding class I SAM-dependent methyltransferase, whose product MKNNEISIYLSLLGMADDYKFVAVDCEICGFDQHSTLLESVLGPDNKPVGLPVLGCEKCGHVYQKYVFEASFYQDYYNKFYRLNLFGQSEPDKQFFMDQVKRGYFLFNSLQPWLTQKGKLVDVGCSAGGLMIPFAKNGWNVQGNDPDLAYAKYGKEIGLDIESISAEQMTPESSEADLIIINGSLEHVYDVNQVMKKCRQIINPGGHLLIEGRALGYGIQLGFLTHNHRRYLSSHTIELLMLKHGWQPVYTTDDPICGPTRPGAIFVLAKAVDMVDERDITHASNFSHNNFKTTVQPQLEAMSIN is encoded by the coding sequence ATGAAAAATAATGAAATTTCAATCTATTTGTCTTTATTAGGCATGGCTGATGACTATAAATTTGTTGCCGTTGACTGCGAGATATGTGGTTTTGATCAACATTCAACCTTGCTTGAATCGGTACTTGGTCCAGACAATAAACCGGTTGGTTTACCGGTGTTAGGCTGTGAAAAATGTGGTCATGTTTATCAAAAATATGTTTTTGAGGCGTCTTTTTACCAAGATTATTACAATAAGTTTTATCGCTTAAACCTATTTGGGCAAAGCGAACCCGACAAACAGTTTTTTATGGATCAGGTAAAAAGAGGTTACTTCTTATTTAATAGTTTACAACCGTGGTTGACCCAAAAGGGTAAACTGGTTGATGTGGGTTGTTCTGCAGGCGGTTTGATGATCCCTTTTGCTAAAAATGGTTGGAATGTTCAAGGCAATGACCCCGATTTAGCTTATGCCAAATATGGTAAAGAGATAGGGCTGGATATTGAATCTATCAGCGCTGAACAAATGACACCAGAAAGTAGTGAAGCTGATTTGATCATTATTAATGGCTCACTTGAACATGTTTATGACGTTAATCAAGTGATGAAAAAGTGCCGTCAGATTATTAACCCTGGTGGCCACTTGCTAATCGAAGGTCGAGCTTTGGGTTACGGCATTCAACTGGGTTTTTTGACCCATAACCATCGTCGTTATCTCAGCTCACATACGATTGAGTTGTTAATGTTAAAACATGGTTGGCAACCAGTATATACCACAGATGATCCCATCTGTGGACCGACCCGACCAGGAGCTATATTTGTATTGGCCAAAGCGGTCGATATGGTGGATGAACGTGACATAACCCATGCGTCTAACTTTAGCCACAATAATTTTAAGACAACTGTACAACCACAGTTAGAAGCAATGAGTATCAACTGA